One genomic segment of Fusobacterium nucleatum includes these proteins:
- a CDS encoding OmpA family protein: MFLVIISSVSYSSTFTTKRMRANSIRINALEINKMEALPEEAPEEMTIVLDDRALNFDFDKSYVKPQYDEMLTNLKEFITKNDYEVTIEGHTDYIASNQYNMGLSKRRAEAVKAKLIELGLDSSRIVAIVPRGEEEPVADNSTTEGRAKNRRVEFKLVKRGSKGETNSEDSRVIDVKKEEEKK; this comes from the coding sequence ATGTTTTTAGTAATAATCTCATCAGTATCATACTCATCTACATTTACTACAAAAAGAATGAGAGCAAATTCCATAAGAATAAATGCATTAGAAATTAATAAGATGGAGGCATTACCAGAAGAAGCCCCAGAAGAAATGACAATAGTCTTAGATGACAGAGCATTGAATTTTGATTTTGATAAATCATATGTAAAACCACAGTATGATGAAATGCTAACAAATTTAAAGGAATTTATTACAAAGAATGATTATGAAGTAACAATAGAAGGACATACAGATTATATAGCAAGCAATCAATATAATATGGGACTATCAAAGAGAAGAGCAGAAGCAGTAAAAGCAAAATTAATAGAATTAGGGTTAGATTCTAGCAGAATAGTTGCGATAGTACCAAGAGGAGAAGAAGAACCAGTAGCAGACAATAGCACAACAGAAGGAAGAGCAAAAAACAGAAGAGTTGAGTTTAAGTTAGTAAAAAGAGGTTCAAAAGGTGAAACAAATTCGGAAGATAGTAGGGTAATAGATGTAAAAAAGGAAGAAGAGAAAAAATAA
- a CDS encoding alpha/beta fold hydrolase translates to MKKFFKILFFIILLSILILWLVKIFLLTHKYQVKYYNEDKIEKDIVITFNGIYGYEKQLRFIDEKLAEDGYSVVNIQYPTVDDKIAEMTDKYIVPIIDEQVKKLNEINLERKAKNLPELKIHFVVHSMGSCLIRYYLKEHKLDSLGKVVLISPPSHGSQLADNPIADLLWYFIGPAVADMKTDGNSFVNQLGNPTYPCYVLIGDKSNNFLYSILIKDEDDGMVPLATAKLEGFPLKTIENTTHTSILEKQETVDEILKFLNK, encoded by the coding sequence ATGAAGAAATTTTTTAAAATTTTATTTTTTATTATATTATTGTCTATTTTAATACTATGGTTAGTAAAAATTTTTCTATTAACTCATAAATATCAAGTAAAATACTATAATGAAGATAAAATAGAAAAGGATATAGTTATAACTTTCAATGGTATCTATGGTTATGAGAAACAGTTAAGATTTATAGATGAAAAATTAGCTGAAGATGGTTATTCTGTTGTTAATATACAATATCCAACAGTTGATGATAAGATTGCAGAAATGACTGACAAATATATAGTTCCAATTATTGATGAGCAAGTAAAAAAGTTAAATGAAATTAATTTAGAAAGAAAAGCTAAAAATCTTCCTGAATTAAAGATACATTTTGTTGTTCATTCTATGGGTTCATGTTTGATTAGATACTATTTAAAGGAACATAAATTAGATAGTTTAGGAAAGGTTGTTTTAATCTCTCCACCATCGCATGGAAGCCAGTTAGCTGATAATCCTATTGCAGATTTACTGTGGTATTTTATAGGACCTGCTGTTGCAGATATGAAAACAGATGGGAATAGTTTTGTAAATCAATTAGGTAATCCAACTTATCCATGTTATGTTCTAATAGGAGATAAGTCTAATAACTTTTTATATTCTATCCTTATAAAAGATGAAGATGATGGAATGGTACCATTGGCTACAGCAAAATTAGAAGGTTTTCCTTTAAAAACAATAGAAAATACTACACATACAAGTATTTTAGAAAAACAAGAAACAGTGGATGAAATATTAAAATTTTTAAATAAATAA
- the upp gene encoding uracil phosphoribosyltransferase — protein MSVIEINHPLIEHKMTILRSVDTDTKSFRENLNEIAKLMTYEATKKLKLEVTEVTTPLMKTQAYTLQDKVALVPILRAGLGMVDGILDLIPTAKVGHIGVYRNEETLDPVYYYCKLPTDIASRKVILVDPMLATGGSAVYAIDYLKEQGVTDIIFMCLVAAPDGIAKLLNKHPDVPIYTAKIDQGLNENGYIYPGLGDCGDRIFGTK, from the coding sequence ATGTCAGTAATTGAAATTAATCACCCACTTATTGAGCATAAGATGACTATTCTTAGAAGTGTGGACACAGACACGAAATCATTTAGAGAAAATCTAAATGAAATAGCTAAACTTATGACTTATGAGGCAACAAAAAAATTAAAATTAGAGGTAACAGAAGTAACAACTCCATTGATGAAAACACAAGCTTACACGTTACAAGATAAGGTTGCATTAGTTCCAATACTTAGAGCAGGGCTTGGAATGGTTGATGGAATACTTGATTTAATTCCTACTGCAAAAGTTGGACATATAGGAGTTTATAGAAATGAAGAAACTCTTGACCCAGTATACTACTATTGTAAATTACCAACTGATATAGCATCAAGAAAGGTTATATTAGTTGATCCTATGTTAGCAACAGGTGGTTCAGCAGTTTATGCTATTGACTATTTAAAAGAACAAGGTGTAACAGATATAATATTTATGTGTTTAGTTGCAGCTCCAGATGGAATAGCTAAACTATTAAATAAACATCCAGATGTACCTATTTATACAGCTAAAATAGACCAAGGTTTAAATGAAAATGGATATATTTATCCAGGACTTGGAGATTGCGGAGATAGAATATTTGGAACAAAATAA
- a CDS encoding type B 50S ribosomal protein L31, which translates to MKKGIHPEFDLVVFEDMAGNQFLTRSTKIPKETTTFEGKEYPVIKVAVSSKSHPFYTGEQRFVDTAGRVDKFNKKFNLGKK; encoded by the coding sequence ATGAAAAAAGGAATACATCCTGAATTCGATCTTGTTGTTTTTGAAGATATGGCTGGTAACCAATTTTTAACTAGATCTACAAAAATACCAAAAGAAACAACAACTTTTGAAGGAAAAGAATATCCAGTAATAAAAGTAGCTGTTAGCTCAAAATCACACCCATTCTATACTGGAGAACAAAGATTTGTTGATACTGCAGGAAGAGTTGACAAATTTAATAAGAAATTCAACTTGGGTAAAAAATAA
- a CDS encoding RNA polymerase sigma factor, giving the protein MDFDNIYEEYFDRVYYKVLSVVKNDDDAEDICQETFISVYKNLSKFREESNIYTWIYRIAINKTYDFFKKRKLEFEINDDVLSLPEDVNFDTKVILEEKLKLISEKEKEIVILKDIYGYKLKEIAEMKNMNLSTVKSVYYKALKDMGGN; this is encoded by the coding sequence ATGGATTTTGATAACATTTATGAAGAATATTTTGATAGAGTCTACTATAAAGTTTTAAGTGTTGTCAAAAATGATGATGATGCTGAGGATATTTGCCAAGAGACTTTTATAAGTGTATATAAAAATTTAAGTAAATTTAGAGAAGAAAGTAATATATATACTTGGATATATAGAATTGCAATTAATAAAACATATGATTTTTTCAAGAAGAGAAAGTTAGAATTTGAAATAAATGATGATGTTTTATCTTTACCAGAAGATGTTAATTTTGATACCAAGGTAATTCTTGAAGAGAAATTAAAATTAATTTCTGAGAAAGAAAAAGAGATTGTTATTCTTAAAGATATTTATGGATATAAATTAAAAGAAATTGCAGAGATGAAGAATATGAACTTATCAACTGTGAAATCTGTATATTATAAAGCACTTAAAGATATGGGAGGAAATTAA
- the ispG gene encoding flavodoxin-dependent (E)-4-hydroxy-3-methylbut-2-enyl-diphosphate synthase produces MERNTRVVKVANLKIGGNNPIIIQSMTNTNSADVEATVKQINELEKAGCQLVRMTINNIKAAEAIKEIKKKVSLPLVADIHFDYRLALLAIENGIDKLRINPGNIGSDENVKKVVEAAKEKNIPIRIGVNSGSIEKEILEKYEKPCVDALVESAMYHIRLLEKFNFFDIIVSLKSSNVKMMVEAYRKINSLVDYPLHLGVTEAGTKFQGTVKSAIGIGALLVDGIGDTLRVSLTENPVEEIKVAKEILKVLDLSNEGVEIISCPTCGRTEIDLIGLAKQVEEEFETEKNKFKIAVMGCVVNGPGEAREADYGIAAGRGIGILFKKGEIIKKVSESNLLEELKKMISEDLENKKD; encoded by the coding sequence ATGGAAAGAAATACAAGAGTTGTAAAAGTTGCAAATTTGAAAATAGGTGGAAATAATCCAATAATTATTCAATCTATGACTAATACAAACTCAGCTGATGTAGAGGCAACAGTAAAACAAATAAATGAATTAGAAAAAGCAGGCTGCCAACTTGTTAGAATGACAATAAATAACATAAAAGCAGCAGAAGCAATAAAAGAAATTAAAAAGAAAGTGAGTCTTCCTTTGGTGGCAGATATACATTTTGATTATAGATTGGCACTTTTGGCTATTGAAAATGGTATTGATAAATTAAGAATTAATCCAGGGAATATTGGTTCAGATGAAAATGTAAAAAAAGTTGTTGAAGCTGCAAAGGAAAAAAATATTCCTATTAGAATTGGAGTTAATTCTGGTTCAATAGAAAAAGAAATTTTAGAAAAATATGAAAAACCTTGTGTAGATGCTTTGGTTGAAAGTGCTATGTACCATATTAGATTACTTGAAAAATTTAATTTTTTTGATATAATAGTATCATTAAAATCAAGTAATGTAAAAATGATGGTAGAAGCATATAGAAAGATTAATTCACTTGTTGATTATCCATTACATTTAGGAGTTACTGAGGCAGGGACAAAATTCCAAGGAACAGTGAAATCTGCAATAGGTATAGGAGCTTTATTAGTAGATGGAATTGGGGATACTTTAAGAGTTTCTTTAACTGAAAATCCTGTGGAAGAAATAAAAGTAGCAAAAGAAATTTTAAAAGTTTTAGATTTATCTAATGAAGGTGTTGAGATAATATCTTGCCCTACTTGTGGGAGAACAGAAATAGATTTAATAGGATTAGCAAAACAAGTTGAAGAAGAATTTGAAACTGAAAAAAATAAATTTAAAATAGCTGTTATGGGTTGTGTAGTAAATGGGCCAGGAGAAGCAAGAGAAGCTGATTATGGTATTGCAGCAGGTAGAGGAATAGGAATATTATTTAAAAAAGGTGAAATAATAAAAAAGGTTTCTGAAAGTAATTTATTGGAGGAATTAAAAAAAATGATAAGTGAAGATTTAGAAAATAAAAAAGATTAA
- a CDS encoding peptidoglycan DD-metalloendopeptidase family protein — MKKIVRKTMGYTLILAIVVFSFRLYMISSKEVFDNALFTDYFQVDEAENGGLELTTSNFTTFEKEYNFVKEEVVEKKEEKPPVQQKRAEKITYKVQKKDTVQSVAKKFGVKPETIMINNQTAMDNKLKVGEVLTFPSIDGLYYKLQKNEMLAKVAKKYGVKVVDIVDYNNINPKKLKAGTTLFLKGVTLKKYKEVEQRLIASQQAKEEQKKEKAQKGKGKKGGGSAPPPDTGGGDDGGAPGSYSGEGFAFPVRYAGITSPFGNRYHPVLKRYILHTGVDLVAKYVPLRASKAGVVTFAGNMSGYGKIIIIKHDNGYETRYAHLSVISTNVGEHVNKGDLIGKTGNSGRTTGAHLHFEIRHNGVPKNPMKYLQ, encoded by the coding sequence ATGAAAAAAATCGTTAGGAAAACAATGGGCTATACATTGATTCTAGCTATTGTTGTGTTCTCTTTTAGACTATATATGATTTCCAGTAAAGAAGTGTTTGATAATGCATTATTTACTGATTATTTCCAAGTAGATGAGGCCGAAAATGGGGGATTGGAATTAACTACAAGTAACTTTACTACTTTTGAAAAAGAATATAATTTTGTAAAAGAAGAAGTAGTAGAAAAGAAAGAGGAAAAACCACCTGTTCAACAAAAAAGAGCAGAAAAAATAACATATAAGGTACAGAAGAAAGATACTGTACAGTCTGTAGCAAAGAAATTTGGTGTTAAACCAGAAACAATTATGATTAATAACCAAACTGCTATGGATAATAAATTAAAAGTTGGAGAAGTTTTAACTTTCCCATCAATAGATGGACTTTATTATAAACTTCAAAAAAATGAAATGCTTGCAAAAGTCGCTAAAAAATATGGAGTAAAAGTTGTAGATATTGTTGACTATAATAATATTAATCCTAAAAAATTAAAAGCAGGAACAACTTTATTCTTAAAGGGTGTAACATTAAAGAAGTATAAAGAAGTTGAACAAAGGCTTATAGCTTCCCAACAAGCAAAAGAAGAACAGAAGAAGGAAAAAGCTCAAAAAGGTAAAGGCAAAAAAGGAGGAGGCTCTGCTCCACCACCAGATACAGGTGGAGGAGATGATGGAGGAGCACCAGGTTCATACTCAGGAGAAGGATTTGCTTTTCCTGTCAGATATGCAGGAATAACTAGCCCATTTGGAAACAGATATCATCCAGTTTTAAAAAGATATATCCTACATACAGGTGTTGACTTGGTTGCTAAATATGTTCCACTTAGAGCTTCTAAGGCAGGAGTTGTCACTTTTGCTGGAAATATGAGTGGGTATGGAAAAATAATAATAATTAAACATGATAATGGATATGAAACTAGATATGCCCATTTAAGTGTAATTTCAACCAATGTTGGGGAACATGTAAATAAGGGAGACCTAATAGGAAAGACAGGAAATTCAGGTCGTACAACAGGAGCACATTTACACTTTGAAATCAGACACAATGGAGTTCCAAAAAATCCTATGAAGTATTTACAATAA
- the rho gene encoding transcription termination factor Rho, translating into MDILNKLLLKDLQEIAKVMEIEIGVGQKKDELKKIISNSLEENNTELAYGTLDTAPEGFGFLKETTLGKNIYMSASQIKRFKLRRGDQVLGEVRKPIGEEKNYAIRRVLKANDNDLASLESRIPYEELVPTYPTEQFKLGIEQDNISGRILDLISPIGKGQRALIIAPPKAGKTTFISSIANALIEGQKDSEVWILLIDERPEEVTDIKENVEGAMVFASTFDDDPKNHIKVTEEIIEKAKMKVEDGENVVILLDSLTRLARAYNIVMPSSGKLLSGGIDPTALYYPKNFFGAARNIKDGGSLTIIATILVDTGSKMDEVIYEEFKSTGNCDIYLDRQLAEFRIFPAIDITKSGTRKEELLLNKNQIDDIWNLRRLLNDYDNKVNATSALIKAIKTTRSNDELLAQLPKVLYK; encoded by the coding sequence ATGGATATTTTAAATAAACTTCTTTTAAAAGATTTACAGGAAATAGCGAAGGTTATGGAAATAGAAATAGGTGTAGGTCAGAAGAAAGATGAATTAAAAAAAATAATATCAAATTCTCTTGAAGAGAATAATACGGAACTTGCTTATGGTACTTTGGATACAGCACCAGAAGGCTTTGGTTTTTTAAAAGAAACAACATTGGGAAAAAATATCTATATGTCAGCTTCACAAATTAAAAGATTTAAGCTTAGAAGAGGTGATCAGGTCTTAGGTGAAGTTAGAAAACCAATAGGTGAAGAAAAAAATTATGCAATAAGAAGGGTTCTAAAAGCTAATGACAATGACTTAGCTTCATTAGAAAGTAGAATTCCTTATGAAGAGTTAGTCCCAACTTATCCAACAGAACAATTTAAACTTGGTATAGAACAAGATAATATTTCTGGCAGAATATTAGATTTAATATCTCCAATAGGAAAAGGACAAAGAGCTTTAATAATTGCACCACCAAAGGCTGGGAAAACAACTTTTATAAGTTCTATTGCTAATGCTTTAATAGAAGGTCAAAAGGACTCAGAAGTTTGGATATTATTAATAGATGAAAGACCAGAAGAAGTTACAGATATCAAAGAAAATGTTGAAGGAGCAATGGTTTTTGCATCAACATTTGATGATGATCCAAAAAATCATATAAAAGTTACAGAAGAAATAATTGAAAAAGCTAAAATGAAAGTTGAAGATGGAGAAAATGTAGTAATTTTACTAGATTCTTTAACCAGACTTGCAAGAGCATATAATATTGTGATGCCTTCAAGTGGAAAATTACTTTCAGGAGGGATAGATCCAACAGCACTATATTATCCAAAAAATTTTTTTGGAGCAGCAAGAAATATAAAAGATGGGGGAAGTTTAACTATTATTGCAACAATTCTTGTAGATACAGGAAGTAAAATGGATGAAGTTATCTATGAAGAATTCAAATCAACAGGAAATTGTGATATTTATTTGGATAGGCAATTAGCTGAATTTAGGATTTTTCCAGCTATTGATATAACTAAATCAGGAACAAGAAAAGAAGAATTGCTTCTTAATAAAAATCAAATAGATGATATTTGGAATCTAAGAAGATTACTAAATGATTATGATAATAAAGTTAATGCTACCTCAGCATTAATAAAGGCAATAAAAACAACTAGAAGCAATGATGAATTATTAGCACAGTTACCAAAGGTTCTGTATAAATAA
- the miaB gene encoding tRNA (N6-isopentenyl adenosine(37)-C2)-methylthiotransferase MiaB, whose protein sequence is MKKASIITYGCQMNVNESAKIKKIFQNLGYDVTEEIDNADAVFLNTCTVREGAATQIFGKLGELKALKEKRGTIIGVTGCFAQEQGEELVKKFPIIDIVMGNQNIGRIPQAIERIENNESTHEVYTDNEDELPPRLDAEFGSDQTASISITYGCNNFCTFCIVPYVRGRERSVPLEEIVKDVEQYVKKGAKEIVLLGQNVNSYGRDFKNGDNFAKLLEEICKVEGDYIVRFVSPHPRDFTDDVIDVIAKNDKISKCLHLPLQSGSSQILKKMGRGYTKEKYLALVDKIKSKISGVALTADIIVGFPGETEEDFLDTVDVVQKVSFDNSYMFMYSIRKGTKAATMDNQIEESVKKERLQRLMKVQNKCSFYESSKYKDRIVKVLVEGPSKKNKEVLSGRTSTNKIVLFKGDLSLKGQFVNVKINEYKTWTLYGEIV, encoded by the coding sequence GTGAAAAAGGCATCAATCATCACTTATGGATGTCAAATGAATGTAAATGAAAGTGCGAAAATAAAAAAAATTTTTCAAAATTTAGGATATGATGTTACAGAAGAAATAGATAATGCAGATGCAGTTTTTTTAAATACATGTACAGTAAGAGAAGGTGCAGCAACACAAATATTTGGAAAATTAGGCGAATTAAAAGCACTTAAAGAAAAAAGAGGGACTATAATAGGGGTTACAGGTTGTTTTGCACAAGAACAAGGTGAAGAACTTGTAAAAAAATTTCCAATAATAGATATAGTTATGGGAAATCAGAATATAGGAAGAATACCACAAGCCATAGAGAGAATAGAAAATAACGAAAGTACTCATGAAGTATATACAGATAATGAAGATGAATTACCACCAAGGTTGGATGCTGAATTTGGTTCAGATCAGACAGCTTCTATTTCAATTACTTATGGTTGTAATAATTTTTGTACTTTTTGTATAGTTCCCTATGTTAGAGGTAGAGAGAGGTCTGTTCCCCTTGAAGAAATAGTAAAAGATGTGGAACAATATGTAAAAAAAGGTGCAAAGGAAATAGTTTTACTAGGGCAAAATGTTAATTCATATGGAAGAGACTTTAAAAATGGAGATAATTTTGCAAAACTTTTAGAAGAAATTTGTAAAGTTGAAGGAGATTATATAGTGAGGTTTGTATCTCCACATCCTAGGGATTTCACTGATGATGTTATTGATGTTATTGCAAAAAATGATAAAATATCAAAATGTTTACATTTACCTTTACAATCAGGCTCATCTCAAATATTAAAAAAGATGGGAAGAGGTTATACTAAGGAAAAATATTTAGCCTTAGTTGATAAAATTAAATCAAAGATTTCTGGTGTAGCTTTAACTGCAGATATTATCGTTGGTTTTCCAGGAGAAACAGAAGAAGACTTTTTAGATACTGTTGATGTTGTACAAAAGGTTAGTTTTGATAATTCATATATGTTTATGTACTCTATAAGAAAGGGAACAAAAGCAGCAACTATGGATAATCAAATAGAGGAATCTGTAAAAAAAGAAAGACTTCAAAGATTGATGAAAGTTCAAAATAAGTGCTCTTTTTATGAAAGCAGTAAATACAAAGATAGAATTGTCAAAGTTTTAGTGGAAGGACCTAGTAAAAAAAATAAAGAAGTTTTATCAGGAAGAACTTCAACAAATAAGATTGTGCTTTTTAAAGGTGATTTAAGTTTAAAAGGGCAATTTGTAAATGTAAAAATCAATGAATATAAAACTTGGACATTGTACGGAGAAATAGTTTAG